The Epilithonimonas zeae genome contains a region encoding:
- a CDS encoding cell surface protein: MKNYFLKFTLLSLITIGMIACKNDDDENTFSLADSYSVDRFKVLNIPTNTSGTFTWKINDSLISENSTLDFISPYARTYPLTLQVESNGTTTTYTSKIIVNKESVSYSKYISNVFDFRPAVGQFMNEIPEYSAGNTSEQMIQKAKQSLVGSNSSMISLGGFGGYVTFGFDHTIPNMNGKDFKILGNAFWGDLSAEERSGSCEPGIILVAYDKDKNGKPDEDEWFEIAGSEYFKNTTVKNYTINYFKPNESKPPVPGIEYWENDVEYIKWTDNLGNSGFKTKNVFHIQSYYPLWISDASYNFTGTKLANNYYDQSGSGTYWVGKSYAFGYADNAPNNDEASNIDISWAVDKNGNYVKLPGIDFVKVYTGVNQEAGWLGEVSTEVAGAYDLHLK, encoded by the coding sequence ATGAAAAATTACTTTCTAAAATTTACTTTGCTGTCATTAATTACAATCGGAATGATTGCCTGTAAAAACGATGACGACGAAAATACGTTTAGCCTTGCTGATTCTTATTCCGTTGACCGTTTCAAAGTGTTGAATATTCCGACTAATACTTCAGGAACTTTCACTTGGAAAATTAATGATTCTTTGATTTCAGAAAATTCAACATTAGATTTCATCAGTCCTTACGCCAGAACTTATCCTTTGACTTTGCAGGTTGAAAGTAACGGAACGACTACAACTTACACCTCAAAAATCATTGTCAACAAAGAATCGGTTTCTTACAGTAAATACATTTCGAATGTTTTCGATTTCCGTCCTGCTGTTGGACAATTTATGAATGAGATTCCGGAATATTCTGCTGGAAATACATCGGAACAGATGATTCAGAAAGCGAAACAATCATTGGTTGGTTCCAATTCTTCGATGATTTCGTTGGGTGGATTTGGAGGTTATGTCACTTTTGGATTTGACCACACCATCCCAAATATGAATGGCAAAGATTTCAAGATTCTGGGCAATGCATTTTGGGGCGATTTGTCTGCGGAAGAACGTTCGGGCTCTTGCGAACCGGGAATCATTCTGGTAGCTTACGACAAAGATAAAAACGGAAAACCCGATGAAGACGAATGGTTCGAAATTGCAGGAAGCGAATATTTCAAAAATACAACCGTAAAGAATTACACAATTAATTACTTCAAACCCAACGAATCCAAACCGCCAGTTCCTGGAATAGAATATTGGGAAAACGATGTAGAATATATCAAGTGGACAGATAATCTGGGAAATTCAGGATTCAAAACAAAAAATGTTTTCCACATTCAAAGCTATTATCCGTTGTGGATTTCTGATGCTTCTTACAATTTTACGGGAACTAAGTTGGCTAATAATTACTACGACCAGAGTGGAAGCGGAACGTATTGGGTCGGAAAGTCTTATGCCTTCGGATACGCAGACAACGCACCGAATAACGACGAAGCTTCCAATATTGATATTTCTTGGGCTGTTGACAAGAACGGCAATTACGTCAAACTTCCCGGAATCGATTTCGTGAAAGTCTATACGGGAGTCAATCAGGAAGCGGGCTGGCTGGGCGAAGTTTCTACAGAAGTTGCCGGCGCTTACGATTTACACTTAAAATAA
- a CDS encoding TonB-dependent receptor: protein MVTRFTFRFYKTAVAIFVTASSLCFSQSKKDSVKETEIQKVNVYKKNFKEILPAQTLSGEQLERLNSESVADALRYFSGVQIKDYGGIGGLKTINIRSMGSQHVGVFYDGIQLGNAQNGLVDLGRFSLDDIEEISLYNGQKSEIFQPAKDFGSSGSIYLQPKTPSFKFNKKTNLVLRLKNSSIDLFNPSFRLEQKISERVSASFSSEFWQSDGIYRFRYHKKYPDGERAYDTIAKRFDSDIKAKRFETSLHGNQNNGSWNIRGYGYLSNRGIPGAIVNNRFGARGQRMIDENYFVQANFRKKLFPKLETQFKGKFAYDYTNYIDTVSSIKIKNQYIQREVYLSSSNIYSITPKWDFSANFDFQYNNLDAFGTGIYNFSFPTRYTSLAAFATTYEFNRFKFLGSLLGTFVHEDVEMNAKSPDKNEWTPAAFLSYQLSNDFTLRAFYKRMFRMPTFNDLYYTNIGNTFLKPEFTNQYNVGFTYQKFYKNQTFQSFYAKVDTYFNKVQDKIVAAPNGSMFRWTMYNLGEVEIIGTDVNLQAELQFGNVKIKPLLSYTYQSARDFSDRADPYFGDQIPYTPWHSGTFTLMSDYKDWSFNYSFMYVGERYDVSQNNIAFNYIQPWYTHDLSIQKKINWKNYQFKASLEVNNIFNQFYEVVLSYPMPGRNFKLIVSFTL from the coding sequence ATGGTGACACGATTTACTTTTCGGTTTTATAAAACTGCTGTTGCGATATTTGTGACAGCTTCTTCGCTATGTTTTTCCCAGTCAAAAAAAGATTCGGTTAAGGAAACAGAGATTCAAAAAGTCAATGTTTACAAAAAGAATTTCAAAGAGATTCTTCCGGCTCAGACGCTTTCAGGCGAACAATTAGAGAGACTAAACAGTGAATCCGTTGCAGATGCATTGCGATACTTTTCTGGTGTTCAAATCAAAGATTACGGAGGAATTGGCGGACTCAAAACCATCAATATCCGAAGTATGGGAAGCCAGCACGTTGGAGTTTTCTATGACGGAATTCAACTCGGAAATGCTCAAAACGGATTGGTTGATTTAGGTCGGTTTTCTTTGGATGATATTGAGGAAATCTCGCTTTATAACGGGCAGAAATCTGAGATTTTCCAGCCTGCAAAGGATTTTGGTTCGTCAGGTTCAATTTATCTTCAACCGAAAACACCGAGTTTTAAATTTAATAAAAAAACAAATCTCGTTCTGAGGTTGAAGAACAGTTCTATCGATTTGTTCAATCCGTCTTTCCGTTTAGAGCAGAAGATTTCGGAGAGAGTTTCGGCGAGTTTCAGTTCAGAATTTTGGCAGAGCGACGGGATTTATCGTTTTCGTTATCATAAAAAATATCCTGATGGCGAAAGAGCTTACGACACAATTGCAAAACGTTTCGATTCTGATATCAAAGCCAAACGATTCGAAACCAGTCTCCACGGAAACCAGAATAATGGAAGCTGGAACATCCGAGGTTACGGTTATCTATCCAATCGTGGAATTCCAGGAGCGATTGTTAACAATAGATTTGGAGCAAGAGGACAGCGGATGATTGATGAAAATTATTTTGTTCAGGCTAATTTCAGAAAGAAGTTGTTTCCAAAACTAGAAACACAATTCAAAGGTAAGTTTGCCTATGATTACACAAATTATATTGATACTGTTTCATCCATAAAAATCAAAAATCAATATATCCAGAGAGAGGTTTATTTGTCTTCATCTAATATTTATTCCATTACACCAAAATGGGATTTCAGTGCTAATTTTGATTTTCAATATAACAATCTGGATGCTTTTGGAACAGGGATTTATAATTTTTCTTTTCCGACTCGTTACACTTCCTTAGCTGCTTTTGCAACCACTTATGAGTTTAATCGGTTTAAATTTTTAGGAAGTCTTTTGGGAACTTTCGTTCACGAAGATGTTGAGATGAATGCCAAATCTCCCGATAAAAACGAATGGACACCGGCTGCTTTTTTAAGCTATCAACTTTCTAATGACTTTACGCTGAGAGCATTTTATAAAAGAATGTTTAGGATGCCGACATTCAACGATTTGTATTACACCAATATCGGAAATACATTTTTGAAACCGGAATTCACAAACCAATATAACGTTGGCTTCACTTATCAGAAATTTTATAAAAATCAAACCTTCCAATCTTTCTATGCAAAGGTTGATACTTATTTCAATAAAGTTCAGGATAAAATTGTTGCTGCGCCTAATGGAAGTATGTTCCGCTGGACGATGTACAATTTGGGAGAAGTTGAGATTATCGGAACCGATGTTAATCTGCAAGCAGAATTACAGTTTGGAAATGTAAAAATCAAACCCTTGCTGAGTTATACTTATCAGAGTGCCAGAGATTTTTCTGATAGAGCAGACCCTTATTTTGGCGACCAGATTCCTTATACGCCTTGGCATTCAGGAACTTTTACACTGATGTCAGATTACAAAGATTGGTCGTTCAATTACAGTTTTATGTATGTCGGTGAGCGCTATGATGTGAGCCAGAACAATATCGCTTTTAACTACATTCAACCTTGGTACACACACGATTTATCGATTCAGAAAAAAATCAATTGGAAGAATTATCAGTTCAAAGCAAGCTTGGAAGTGAACAACATTTTCAATCAATTCTATGAAGTGGTTTTGAGTTATCCAATGCCGGGGCGAAATTTTAAACTCATTGTAAGTTTCACATTATGA
- a CDS encoding YncE family protein, which yields MRKLNLILMAFAFITLMSCRTDDIIIREEVEEGLAQPENTAIKGFYLLNEGNMGTNKATLDFFDYTTGTYHRNIYSEINPNVVKELGDVGNDIKIYGSKMYAVINVSNKIEVLEAKTAKRIKTINLENCRYVTFKDGKVYASSYAGPVVLDPNAPLGKIAEIDTVSLSIKREVVVGYQPEEMTIVGNNLYVANSGGYRFPNYDKTVSVVDLNTFTETKKIDVAINLHHITKDDDGDLYVSSRGDYYNVPSSLFLVDSKTGTVKKDFHIAVSEMTIVNGKLYYYGNEFNYNTHSYTKSFGIIDVKTEQIISNKIIDQEYVDAIKTPYGIAVNPITEDIYMTDARNYVSTGFVYCFDKNGKFKWKTEGGNIPAHFVFLYK from the coding sequence ATGAGAAAACTAAATCTAATTTTAATGGCTTTTGCATTCATTACTTTAATGTCTTGCAGAACGGACGATATCATCATTCGTGAGGAAGTTGAAGAAGGTCTTGCTCAACCGGAAAATACCGCTATCAAAGGGTTTTATCTTTTGAACGAAGGCAATATGGGAACGAACAAGGCGACTTTGGATTTCTTCGATTACACGACAGGAACTTATCATAGAAATATCTATTCCGAGATTAATCCAAATGTTGTAAAAGAATTGGGCGACGTTGGCAACGACATCAAAATTTATGGAAGTAAGATGTACGCTGTCATTAATGTTTCTAATAAAATTGAAGTTCTGGAAGCCAAAACTGCTAAAAGAATCAAAACCATCAATCTTGAAAACTGCCGTTATGTGACTTTCAAAGACGGGAAAGTTTATGCTTCAAGTTACGCCGGCCCGGTTGTTCTCGACCCCAATGCACCGCTTGGAAAAATTGCTGAGATTGATACGGTTTCGCTTTCCATAAAACGTGAAGTTGTCGTTGGTTATCAGCCGGAGGAAATGACGATTGTCGGGAATAATCTTTACGTTGCCAATTCCGGAGGTTACCGATTTCCAAATTATGACAAAACCGTTTCCGTCGTTGATTTGAACACATTTACCGAGACCAAAAAAATCGATGTTGCGATTAATCTTCATCACATTACAAAGGACGATGACGGCGATTTGTATGTGAGTTCCAGAGGCGATTATTACAACGTTCCATCCAGTTTATTTTTGGTCGATTCCAAAACCGGAACTGTGAAAAAAGACTTTCACATTGCGGTCAGCGAGATGACGATTGTGAACGGCAAACTCTATTATTACGGCAACGAATTCAATTACAACACGCATTCCTACACCAAATCTTTTGGAATCATTGATGTAAAAACCGAGCAAATCATCTCAAACAAAATCATCGACCAGGAATATGTAGATGCGATAAAAACACCTTACGGAATTGCCGTCAATCCAATCACAGAAGACATTTATATGACCGATGCAAGGAATTATGTTTCCACAGGATTCGTCTATTGCTTTGATAAAAACGGAAAATTCAAATGGAAAACTGAAGGCGGAAATATTCCTGCACACTTTGTTTTTCTCTATAAATAA